One Nitrospira sp. genomic region harbors:
- a CDS encoding OmpA family protein yields MSRGIIFGVGLFALTLLAFLCIPRHLPVTSSATGHPAFSAHLENGHLTLSGAVASEETKAAALARAQDLAKSLRLRVTDNLEVLEDGQAAGWEAALPALLTQVMTLQHHQATVSLSGQTATVKGTVTGTDLKNKLLHEVASLLGTSVHVQDQVAVASAGSTSPANLSSASQPSPAPHASRAQVQAGLDEILRGEHIAFESNSAVLTSKGRAVVDKLVPALKRAPEAIIEIGGHTDSYGDPDYNLQLSRTRAEAVRQYLVEHQVPNRLTAVGYGSTRPLSQDRTRAASKKNRRIEFRVKEER; encoded by the coding sequence ATGTCGCGCGGAATTATTTTCGGCGTAGGACTCTTCGCCCTCACATTGTTGGCATTCCTCTGTATCCCTCGGCATCTGCCGGTGACGTCGTCGGCGACCGGTCATCCCGCGTTCAGTGCCCACCTTGAAAACGGCCACCTGACACTGTCCGGCGCGGTGGCCAGCGAAGAGACCAAAGCCGCCGCGCTAGCGCGCGCACAGGATCTTGCCAAGAGCCTCAGGTTACGGGTCACCGACAATCTGGAGGTCCTCGAAGACGGCCAGGCCGCTGGATGGGAAGCCGCCCTCCCCGCGCTCCTCACACAGGTCATGACACTCCAGCACCATCAGGCCACGGTCTCCCTCTCAGGTCAAACCGCCACCGTCAAAGGGACCGTGACCGGCACAGATCTGAAGAACAAACTTCTCCACGAAGTGGCCTCACTGCTCGGCACATCCGTTCACGTGCAGGATCAGGTCGCTGTCGCATCGGCAGGCTCGACGAGCCCGGCGAACCTTTCGTCGGCAAGCCAGCCCTCACCGGCGCCCCATGCATCCCGGGCCCAGGTCCAAGCCGGGTTGGATGAGATTTTGCGGGGCGAGCATATCGCATTCGAAAGTAACAGCGCGGTTCTCACCTCCAAGGGGCGAGCCGTGGTCGACAAGCTGGTTCCCGCACTCAAGCGGGCACCCGAGGCCATCATCGAAATCGGCGGTCACACCGATTCCTACGGCGACCCCGACTACAACCTCCAATTGAGCCGCACCAGAGCGGAGGCGGTCCGGCAATACCTCGTGGAACATCAGGTGCCGAATCGGCTGACCGCCGTCGGTTATGGATCGACGCGCCCCCTGAGCCAGGACCGGACGCGCGCCGCGTCGAAGAAGAACCGGCGCATCGAATTTCGCGTGAAAGAGGAACGGTGA
- a CDS encoding NnrS family protein yields MGNGVERRAVSPMTTFFSYGFRPFFLGAALFAGVAIPVWILILAGTGNPVLLSAARDWHVHEMLFGFLPAVIAGFLLTAVPNWTDRPAIQGRELMILFILWLAGRAAMASSLLVPLFAAVVDAAFLVVLVGLLWRELAAGHSWNHAPVGVAISLYAAANVTFHVLALKGAETDLALRLALALDLFLLTFIGGRLTPNFTREFLAGHGKKERPAPFSRFDALSIALVLMGALAWTMLPAAPATGWIFLAAGAVNLGRLVRWYGWLTWREPLVLSLHVGYGWLALSMLALGCALLGIGLAKEDAVHALTTGAVGAMTLAVMTRASLGHTGRPKRAGAATVCIYGLVILGATLRVFAPGTGLPTNLVLGSAGAAWSGAYLLFALVYGPYLVRPSLDE; encoded by the coding sequence ATGGGTAATGGAGTGGAACGACGCGCAGTCTCGCCGATGACGACGTTCTTTTCATACGGATTCCGGCCGTTTTTCCTGGGAGCTGCACTGTTCGCCGGTGTGGCGATTCCCGTCTGGATTCTGATCCTGGCCGGAACCGGGAATCCGGTCCTGCTCTCCGCCGCTCGCGACTGGCATGTGCATGAGATGCTCTTCGGATTTCTCCCTGCGGTGATCGCCGGCTTCCTCCTCACGGCGGTGCCTAACTGGACGGATCGTCCGGCGATTCAAGGCAGGGAGCTGATGATCCTCTTCATCCTATGGCTGGCCGGGCGTGCGGCCATGGCGAGTTCCCTGCTGGTACCGCTGTTCGCGGCCGTCGTGGATGCGGCGTTTCTGGTGGTATTGGTGGGTCTGTTATGGCGGGAACTTGCGGCCGGGCACAGCTGGAACCATGCACCGGTAGGCGTGGCGATCAGTCTGTACGCCGCCGCGAATGTGACCTTCCATGTTCTTGCACTGAAGGGCGCGGAGACGGACCTTGCGCTGCGGCTCGCGCTCGCGCTGGACCTCTTCCTGCTGACCTTTATCGGCGGACGACTCACGCCGAACTTTACGCGAGAATTTCTGGCGGGTCACGGAAAGAAGGAACGACCTGCACCGTTTTCCCGCTTCGATGCACTCTCGATCGCGCTTGTCCTCATGGGCGCGCTGGCCTGGACGATGCTCCCGGCGGCGCCGGCGACGGGCTGGATCTTTCTCGCTGCCGGGGCCGTGAATCTCGGTCGGCTCGTGCGCTGGTACGGCTGGCTCACGTGGCGTGAACCGCTCGTGCTGAGCCTGCATGTGGGGTACGGCTGGCTCGCCTTGTCGATGCTGGCTCTGGGGTGCGCGCTGCTGGGAATCGGGCTCGCGAAAGAAGATGCGGTGCATGCATTGACCACCGGTGCCGTCGGTGCGATGACCCTGGCGGTCATGACCCGCGCCAGCCTCGGCCATACGGGCCGTCCCAAACGGGCCGGTGCCGCGACGGTCTGCATCTATGGGTTGGTGATCCTCGGCGCCACGTTGCGGGTCTTCGCTCCCGGCACCGGTCTTCCGACAAATCTGGTCTTGGGCTCCGCCGGGGCTGCATGGAGCGGGGCCTATCTGCTGTTTGCTCTGGTCTATGGGCCGTATCTTGTTCGCCCCAGCCTGGATGAATGA